One Falsihalocynthiibacter arcticus DNA segment encodes these proteins:
- a CDS encoding ABC transporter permease — MDLSSVNFAALLASLMVAATPILLAAIGEMVVEKAGILNLGVEGMMITGAVSGFAVAYTTGSPLLGFIFAATASAALSMIFAFLTLKLMSNQVATGLALTLFGLGLSALIGQSFAEARPPVTPKLDIPILSDLPFFGRVLFSHDPIVYFSLFLLVAVWAFLKYSRMGLVLRAVGENHDAAHALGYKVVRIRFAAIAFGGACAGLGGAHLSLVRVAQWTDGMTAGAGWIALAIVVFASWKAQRVLFGAYLFGGITVLQLNLQVAGIPVPVEYLSMSPYIITIIVLVLISRSSSAAPASLGKSFHATS, encoded by the coding sequence ATGGATCTCTCGTCCGTTAATTTCGCAGCGCTTTTGGCGTCCCTTATGGTCGCCGCAACCCCGATCCTTCTTGCCGCTATTGGCGAAATGGTGGTGGAAAAAGCGGGCATTCTGAACCTCGGCGTCGAGGGGATGATGATCACGGGGGCCGTCTCGGGTTTTGCCGTAGCCTACACGACCGGAAGCCCTTTGCTTGGGTTCATCTTTGCCGCGACAGCTTCCGCCGCCCTAAGTATGATTTTCGCATTCCTGACGCTCAAACTCATGTCCAATCAGGTAGCGACGGGCCTTGCGCTCACGCTCTTTGGCCTCGGCCTCTCGGCCCTCATCGGGCAATCCTTTGCCGAAGCGCGCCCACCTGTAACCCCAAAACTCGACATCCCTATCTTGTCGGATCTCCCGTTCTTTGGCCGCGTGCTCTTTTCGCATGATCCCATCGTCTATTTCTCGCTCTTCCTGCTCGTCGCGGTTTGGGCCTTCCTGAAATATTCGCGCATGGGGCTTGTCCTTCGGGCCGTTGGTGAAAACCACGACGCCGCCCACGCCCTCGGCTATAAAGTCGTACGCATTCGCTTCGCTGCCATTGCATTTGGCGGCGCTTGTGCGGGCCTTGGCGGCGCGCATCTTTCACTGGTGCGGGTTGCGCAATGGACCGACGGCATGACTGCGGGGGCCGGATGGATTGCTCTCGCGATCGTGGTATTTGCCAGCTGGAAAGCCCAGCGTGTCCTCTTTGGCGCCTACCTGTTTGGCGGCATCACCGTGCTACAACTCAACCTTCAGGTCGCCGGAATACCGGTGCCGGTAGAGTATCTGTCGATGAGCCCCTATATTATCACAATCATCGTTCTGGTCTTGATTTCCCGCAGTTCCTCGGCAGCCCCAGCGTCCCTTGGTAAATCCTTCCACGCGACCTCCTAA
- a CDS encoding ion transporter, with protein MTRATIIHILDGTDPAFGTSVAWFLNVVIGVSAATIALETMPGLSPALYQVLGIVEWFVLVVFTLEYLTRLICSPNPLRYAISFWGIIDLLSCLPILSVVKPEWAVLRSFRLLRALRLLKLFRSSRALDRLAHALDEVRDELLLFVVLAVIMLYVSAVGIYVFENEAQPDVFSSIPHSFWWAIASFTTVGYGDMVPITLGGRVFTSFILFIGLGVVAVPAAIVTTALLEAETNVRPRHPSKKKPKT; from the coding sequence ATGACCCGCGCGACAATTATCCATATCCTTGACGGAACGGACCCTGCGTTCGGAACTTCGGTTGCGTGGTTTCTGAACGTGGTGATCGGTGTTTCTGCTGCGACAATTGCGTTGGAAACCATGCCTGGTCTCTCGCCAGCCCTCTACCAGGTGCTCGGTATCGTCGAGTGGTTCGTGCTGGTGGTTTTCACTTTGGAATACCTGACGCGCCTCATTTGTTCGCCCAACCCACTGCGCTATGCGATCAGCTTTTGGGGGATCATTGATCTGTTGTCCTGCTTGCCCATTCTCTCGGTAGTGAAACCCGAATGGGCGGTCTTGCGCAGCTTTAGACTGTTGCGTGCTCTGCGCCTGTTAAAACTGTTTCGCAGCTCTCGTGCGCTTGATCGTTTGGCCCATGCTCTTGACGAAGTCCGCGACGAATTGCTGCTGTTTGTGGTCTTGGCCGTCATCATGCTCTACGTCAGCGCCGTGGGAATCTATGTCTTTGAAAACGAGGCCCAACCTGATGTTTTCTCCTCTATCCCGCATAGCTTCTGGTGGGCCATCGCCTCCTTTACCACGGTGGGATACGGCGATATGGTTCCCATAACGCTTGGGGGTCGAGTCTTTACCAGTTTTATACTGTTTATCGGTCTAGGTGTTGTTGCGGTTCCAGCCGCGATTGTCACCACGGCCTTGCTCGAAGCGGAAACAAATGTCCGCCCACGGCACCCGTCGAAGAAGAAACCAAAAACTTAA